The Stenotrophomonas rhizophila genome has a window encoding:
- a CDS encoding SymE family type I addiction module toxin: MGRYERVPCLKLTGRWLRDVGFEIGARVAVEVKEGSIILTVIETPPPVAPKVPRQVQPELDHAGRLS; encoded by the coding sequence ATGGGGCGCTACGAACGCGTTCCTTGTCTCAAGCTGACTGGCCGATGGTTGCGGGATGTCGGCTTCGAGATCGGTGCCAGGGTGGCGGTTGAGGTGAAGGAAGGCTCCATCATCCTCACGGTGATCGAAACGCCGCCGCCGGTGGCTCCGAAGGTTCCCCGCCAAGTGCAGCCGGAGCTGGACCACGCAGGGAGGTTGTCATGA